From the Theobroma cacao cultivar B97-61/B2 chromosome 2, Criollo_cocoa_genome_V2, whole genome shotgun sequence genome, one window contains:
- the LOC18607098 gene encoding uncharacterized protein LOC18607098 isoform X5, translating to MDSQFHAGEPPSKRQLQIQGPRPPPLKVSKDSHKIKKPPHPPSHAAGPAAAAADQRRPEPVIIYAVSPKVIHAEESDFMSIVQRYTGLSSGTFSGDGDVYRAARLAATEKASSSSREKIGDVGVAGEGAMEEGLIRALPGILSPPPETLPEVAVGFFSPVRTPGGTFLSPAARLAGTTKGNPSWREKIGDVGVAGEGGMKEGLIRAPPGILSPASETLPAVAAGTFFSPAVAGGTFLSRASEARMMSADIIYGQSNSCSVKDESKPAGLANIMCKSLSGYNLEEQKLTVSDASKKSSAGELLPTEVEFKKPKSSHYLGESLPSKDSDYDFKEEQELKVNETFNKSCSVKDETKPAGLAIAMFKSLSDYNLEKQKLTVSDASKKSAAGELQPTEVEFKKPKSSHYLGESLPSKDSDYDFKEEQELKVNETFNKSCSVKDETKPAGLAIAMFKSLSDYNLEKQKLTVSDASKKSAAGELQPTEVEFKKPKSSHYLGESLPSKDSDYDFKEEQELKVNETFNKSCSVKDETKPAGLAIAMFKSLSDYNLEKQKLTVSDASKKSSAGKSQPTEVEFKKPKSSHSLGESLPSEDSDYNFKEQELKVNEGSSKRKDRERRTVLVHSGTVLGELPPDGYNWRKYGQKVILNARFPRKYYRCEHRHSQGCKAIKQVQREDKDPTIAWVTYYGGHTCTLAPLDTVLGAYGDDKKDSQSNLQSSVHSPDNQTCISSTELTSEVPNLGLNLNVFPEKSFESYPMWVNFHENEVRKNWKVLNRKKDVLLLLSSYPMIMIDKSETDKWISDVVAIMRHVKSTEKILFGVEVAKHLPGITMLHKLSGRVQKLLDVPLMNDIEGVLPVDLVEDLYRPTEADLKPLLEVKHNIISGKTSKSRGSPSNSEGAAIEAEKQLQPMPAKCKTLVEDTELSAKGTLNAPEEIFDLAIYLAVCQIVKCINKEYIWCITISGRDKKRVLEAIKQHQDIGSDFGYIIVFTVSEDQSGANVHGVFHLRKGIWLGGCVDPVHLTHKYFDNLCSLGILLLTEDDYDKNMNLDHSTLPFSINLNKLVDHKHSDSRFIIFTSEMAADMEIRMEDHLLSWKLFCRIVGEGLLSPSIQQIAASLVKECRGNLLAVILMARSLKKVVDNVNLWELAFKRLTMLPPSQIEDIDNVLINALAFIWERINNKTRHCIKLCTWYPKGEKIDRVSLIQHWIQDCLVDTYDEGTNIIQNLVDTFLLNIVELNHVQLRREIYDVLVNPLILQMHPLYLMLGGARLIKPPEEEEWDAKVIHLMDNKLSDLPESPKSPSLIALYLQNNLDLMAIPSCFFKHMPLLQILDLSHTSIKSLPESISSLVNLRELLLKGCELLIRLPRHVGELKNLEKLDLDETQIIDLPAEIGHLSKLKILRVSFYGYMNCSKTRLRQDTIIPPGTISGLSELTELSIDVDPDDERWNATVKAIIEEACDLKTLLQLNLYLPNIEILWKRRTGSTSLLHYPLPRVRFTVGYHKQQVISRVPEEVEAYFNKGDKCLKFVKGKDIPAEMRMAVNHSTAFFLEGHATARSLSDFGIENTRQLKFCLLTECNEVQTIIDCAEFPEEQTDALGNLQDLTIYYLKNLVSIWRGPVHKHCLASLKFLALHKCPKLSIIFSPDLVANLANLEELIVEHCPQLTSLVSLIGHASSNSAPQPNCFLPSLKRISLLYVPNLVSISSGLCIAPELEKVGFYNCPKLKSLSAMEISSENLKMIKGESRWWEALEWKNSEWGNRLDYLHSIFSPLIKERDVKAQLAEEGIMHQAST from the exons ATGGACTCTCAATTTCACGCCGGGGAGCCACCGTCAAAGCGTCAGCTACAAATCCAAGGTCCACGCCCACCCCCTCTAAAGGTCAGCAAAGACTcccataaaatcaaaaaaccACCTCACCCACCATCCCACGCCGCTGGTCccgcagcagcagcagcagacCAACGCCGTCCCGAGCCAGTAATCATCTACGCCGTCTCACCAAAAGTCATCCACGCTGAAGAATCCGATTTCATGTCTATCGTGCAACGCTACACCGGACTTTCATCCGGTACCTTCTCCGGAGACGGCGACGTCTACCGGGCGGCGAGGTTGGCAGCGACGGAAAAGGCGAGTTCTAGCTCGAGAGAGAAAATAGGGGACGTGGGGGTCGCGGGTGAAGGTGCGATGGAAGAGGGTTTGATTCGAGCACTGCCAGGGATACTTTCTCCGCCGCCGGAGACGTTGCCAGAGGTGGCGGTGGGATTCTTTTCCCCCGTTCGTACGCCAGGGGGGACGTTCTTATCGCCGGCGGCGAGGTTGGCAGGGACGACAAAGGGGAATCCTAGctggagagagaaaatagggGACGTGGGGGTCGCGGGTGAAGGTGGGATGAAAGAGGGTTTGATTCGAGCACCGCCAGGGATACTTTCTCCTGCGTCGGAGACGTTGCCAGCGGTGGCGGCGGGAACATTCTTTTCGCCCGCCGTAGCAGGGGGGACGTTCTTATCGCGGGCGTCGGAGGCGAGAATGATGTCGGCAGACATCATATATGGTCAATCAAATAGTTGCAGTGTGAAAGATGAGTCAAAGCCTGCGGGACTTGCAAACATAATGTGTAAGTCCTTGTCTGGCTATAACTTGGAGGAGCAAAAGCTCACAGTCAGTGATGCTTCCAAGAAAAG TTCTGCAGGTGAGTTACTACCCACAGAAGTTGAGTTTAAAAAGCCCAAATCCTCGCATTATCTTGGCGAAAGCCTCCCAAGTAAGGACTCTGACTATGATTTCAAAGAGGAGCAAGAGCTCAAAGTCAATGAAACCTTCAACAAAAG TTGCAGTGTGAAAGATGAGACAAAGCCTGCAGGACTTGCAATCGCAATGTTTAAGTCCTTGTCTGACTATAACTTGGAGAAGCAAAAGCTCACAGTCAGCGATGCTTCCAAGAAAAG TGCTGCAGGTGAGTTACAACCCACAGAAGTTGAGTTTAAAAAGCCCAAATCCTCGCATTATCTTGGCGAAAGCCTCCCAAGTAAGGACTCTGACTATGATTTCAAGGAGGAGCAAGAGCTCAAAGTCAATGAAACCTTCAACAAAAG TTGCAGTGTGAAAGATGAGACAAAGCCTGCAGGACTTGCAATCGCAATGTTTAAGTCCTTGTCTGACTATAACTTGGAGAAGCAAAAGCTCACAGTCAGCGATGCTTCCAAGAAAAG TGCTGCAGGTGAGTTACAACCCACAGAAGTTGAGTTTAAAAAGCCCAAATCCTCGCATTATCTTGGCGAAAGCCTCCCAAGTAAGGACTCTGACTATGATTTCAAGGAGGAGCAAGAGCTCAAAGTCAATGAAACCTTCAACAAAAG TTGCAGTGTGAAAGATGAGACAAAGCCTGCAGGACTTGCAATCGCAATGTTTAAGTCCTTGTCTGACTATAACTTGGAGAAGCAAAAGCTCACAGTCAGCGATGCTTCCAAGAAAAG TTCTGCAGGTAAGTCGCAACCCACAGAAGTTGAGTTTAAAAAGCCCAAATCCTCGCATTCTCTTGGCGAAAGCCTCCCAAGTGAGGACTCTGACTATAATTTCAAGGAGCAGGAGCTCAAAGTCAATGAGGGCTCCAGCAAAAG GAAGGATAGGGAGAGGAGGACAGTATTGGTTCACTCTGGTACGGTCCTAGGGGAACTTCCTCCTGATGGTTACAATTGGAGGAAATATGGACAGAAAGTTATTCTTAATGCAAGATTTCCAAG AAAGTACTACAGGTGTGAACATCGACACAGCCAAGGCTGTAAGGCTATAAAGCAAGTCCAAAGAGAGGATAAAGATCCAACGATTGCCTGGGTTACTTACTATGGAGGACACACTTGCACACTAGCT CCTTTGGATACTGTACTTGGCGCCTATGGAGATGACAAAAAGGATTCACAATCTAATCTTCAGTCAAGTGTACACAGTCCTGACAATCAAACTTGCATTTCGTCAACCGAGCTGACAAGTGAGGTTCCAAATTTAGGGCTCAACCTGAATGTGTTTCCTGAGAAATCATTTGAGTCATATCCAATGTGGGTAAactttcatgaaaatgaagtgAGGAAGAATTGGAAAGTGCTGAACAGGAAGAAGGATGTGCTACTCTTACTTTCATCTTATCCTATGATTATGATTGACAAATCTGAAACAGATAAATGGATTAGTGATGTAGTGGCAATCATGAGACATGTGAAATCAAcagaaaagattttatttggtgTAGAGGTAGCGAAACATTTGCCAGGAATCACTATGCTACACAAACTTTCTGGACGTGTGCAGAAGTTGCTGGATGTTCCcttgatgaatgatattgagGGAGTTTTACCGGTAGACTTGGTTGAGGACCTATATAGGCCTACAGAAGCTGATTTAAAACCCCTGTTGGAAGTGAAACACAATATAATTAGCGGAAAGACATCAAAATCTAGAGGTTCACCAAGTAACAGTGAAGGGGCAGCAATAGAAGCTGAAAAACAATTGCAGCCAATGCCTGCAAAATGTAAAACTCTGGTAGAAGATACTGAGTTGTCAGCCAAAGGAACACTGAATGCACCAGAAGAAATATTTGACTTGGCAATTTATTTAGCTGTTTGTCAGATCGTAAAATGTATAAACAAAGAATATATCTGGTGTATTACAATCAGTGGAAGAGATAAGAAAAGGGTGCTAGAAGCAATAAAGCAGCACCAAGATATAGGTTCCGATTTTGGATATATCATTGTATTCACTGTGTCAGAAGATCAAAGTGGGGCAAATGTTCATGGTGTCTTTCACCTGCGGAAGGGTATTTGGCTAGGTGGATGCGTTGATCCTGTTCACCTTACACATAAATATTTTGACAACTTGTGCTCCCTAGGAATTTTATTGCTTACAGAGGATGATTATGACAAGAACATGAACCTGGATCACTCTACACTCCCATTTTCGATAAACCTTAACAAGTTGGTTGACCATAAACATAGTGATTCAAGGTTCATAATCTTTACTTCTGAAATGGCAGCAGACATGGAGATAAGAATGGAGGATCATTTGTTGTCATGGAAATTGTTTTGTAGGATTGTGGGTGAAGGTTTGCTTTCTCCTAGTATCCAACAGATAGCAGCAAGTTTGGTGAAAGAATGCCGTGGCAATCTCCTCGCCGTCATTCTAATGGCCAGGTCCTTGAAgaaagttgttgataatgtcaACTTGTGGGAACTTGCTTTTAAAAGATTGACGATGCTACCTCCATCTCAGATAGAAGATATAGACAATGTCCTGATTAATGCATTAGCGTTCATTTGGGAGCGtattaacaataaaacaagACATTGCATTAAGCTTTGTACTTGGTATCCCAAGGGAGAGAAAATTGACAGAGTCTCACTAATACAACATTGGATCCAAGATTGTCTGGTAGATACCTATGATGAAGGTACCAACATTATCCAAAATCTTGTTGATACATTCCTGCTTAATATTGTGGAATTAAATCACGTCCAACTGCGAAGAGAGATCTATGATGTATTAGTAAACCCACTAATTCTTCAAATGCATCCATTATATCTTATGCTAGGCGGGGCGAGATTGATTAAACCACCAGAAGAAGAGGAATGGGATGCCAAAGTGATCCATTTGATGGATAATAAATTATCTGACCTACCAGAATCTCCAAAGTCACCCTCACTAATTGCATTGTACCTTCAGAATAACTTGGATCTCATGGCTATCCCATCTTGTTTCTTCAAGCACATGCCTTTGCTTCAAATCCTAGACTTATCACATACCAGTATAAAATCTTTGCCAGAGTCAATTTCGAGTTTGGTTAACCTTCGAGAACTCCTTTTGAAAGGCTGTGAACTCTTAATACGACTCCCTAGGCATGTTGGAGAACTGAAGAATCTTGAGAAGCTCGACCTTGACGAAACTCAGATTATAGATCTCCCAGCAGAGATTGGACATCtttccaaattaaaaattttgagggTCTCATTCTATGGATATATGAACTGTAGCAAAACAAGGTTGCGGCAAGATACAATAATTCCCCCTGGAACAATATCAGGTCTCTCTGAATTAACTGAATTAAGCATTGATGTTGATCCAGATGATGAACGCTGGAATGCTACTGTGAAAGCAATTATTGAGGAAGCTTGCGACCTGAAAACTTTATTACAGCTTAATTTGTACCTGCCAAACATCGAAATATTGTGGAAACGAAGAACAGGTAGCACATCATTGCTCCATTACCCCTTGCCACGTGTCAGATTTACTGTTGGTTATCACAAACAGCAGGTCATATCTCGAGTACCAGAAGAAGTAGAAGCTTACTTCAATAAGGGCGACAAATGCTTGAAGTTTGTCAAAGGCAAGGATATCCCAGCTGAAATGAGAATGGCAGTCAACCACAGCACAGCATTTTTCCTGGAAGGTCATGCTACAGCTAGGAGTTTGTCGGATTTTGGAATTGAAAATACCAGGCAGCTAAAATTTTGCTTATTGACTGAATGTAATGAAGTCCAAACCATCATTGATTGTGCAGAGTTTCCTGAAGAGCAGACTGATGCACTTGGAAACCTACAAGACTTGACTATATATTACCTGAAGAATTTAGTGAGCATTTGGAGGGGGCCTGTTCATAAGCACTGCCTAGCTAGCCTGAAGTTCCTTGCACTTCATAAATGCCCCAAATTGAGTATCATTTTCTCGCCAGATTTGGTTGCTAATCTTGCCAATTTAGAAGAGCTCATTGTTGAACACTGCCCTCAACTGACCAGTCTTGTGAGCCTAATAGGTCATGCATCCAGCAACTCAGCACCACAACCAAATTGCTTTCTTCCAAGCTTGAAAAGAATATCACTGCTTTACGTGCCAAATCTTGTTAGCATTTCTAGTGGCTTGTGCATTGCTCCAGAGCTGGAAAAAGTAGGCTTTTACAATTGCCCGAAGCTTAAGAGTCTTTCTGCGATGGAAATttcaagtgaaaatttgaagatgATCAAAGGAGAAAGTCGCTGGTGGGAAGCATTGGAGTGGAAGAACTCAGAGTGGGGGAACCGGCTGGATTATCTGCATAGTATCTTTTCCCCACTTATTAAGGAGAGAGATGTGAAGGCGCAATTGGCCGAGGAGGGAATTATGCACCAAGCTTCAACTTAA
- the LOC18607098 gene encoding uncharacterized protein LOC18607098 isoform X4 produces MDSQFHAGEPPSKRQLQIQGPRPPPLKVSKDSHKIKKPPHPPSHAAGPAAAAADQRRPEPVIIYAVSPKVIHAEESDFMSIVQRYTGLSSGTFSGDGDVYRAARLAATEKASSSSREKIGDVGVAGEGAMEEGLIRALPGILSPPPETLPEVAVGFFSPVRTPGGTFLSPAARLAGTTKGNPSWREKIGDVGVAGEGGMKEGLIRAPPGILSPASETLPAVAAGTFFSPAVAGGTFLSRASEARMMSADIIYGQSNSCSVKDESKPAGLANIMCKSLSGYNLEEQKLTVSDASKKSSAGELLPTEVEFKKPKSSHYLGESLPSKDSDYDFKEEQELKVNETFNKSCSVKDETKPAGLAIAMFKSLSDYNLEKQKLTVSDASKKSAAGELQPTEVEFKKPKSSHYLGESLPSKDSDYDFKEEQELKVNETFNKSCSVKDETKPAGLAIAMFKSLSDYNLEKQKLTVSDASKKSAAGELQPTEVEFKKPKSSHYLGESLPSKDSDYDFKEEQELKVNETFNKSVKDETKPAGLAIAMFKSLSDYNLEKQKLTVSDASKKSAAGESQPTEVEFKKPKSSHSLGESLPSKDSDYNFKEQELKINEGSGKRNARRSWTVLVHSDMVLGELPSDGCNWRKYGQKDILNARFPREYYRCAHRHTQGCFATKEVQREDEDPMFITATYKGMHTCTLAPDLMPPGPPEILAPLDTVLGADGNDKKDSQSNLQSSVHSPDNQTCISSTKLTSELPNLGLNLNVFPEKSFKSYPTWKNFYENEVRKNWKVLNRKKDVLLLLSSYPMIMIDKSDTDKWIIDVLATMRHVKSTEKILFGVGVAKHWPGMTTLQELSGRLQKLLDVPLMNDIEGVLPVDLVENLYRTTEADLRPLLEVEQNIISGKTSKSRGSASNSEGAAMEAEKELQPMPAKCKTLVEDTELPAKGTLNVPEEIFDLAIYLAVRQILKCINRGYIWCITISGRDKKRVLGAVKQHQDIVSEFGYIIVFTVSEDQSGANVHGVFQLQKGFWLGGCFDSVDLTHEYFDNLCSPGILLLTEDDYDKNMNLDQSTLPLLINLNKLVDHKHSDSRFIIFTSKMATDMEIRMEDHLLSWKLFCRIVGEGLLSPSIQQIAASLVKEYRGNLLAIILTARSLEKVTDDVNLWELAVKRLTMLPPSQIEDIDNVLINALTFIWERMNNKTRHCIKFFTWYPKGQKINRVSLIQHWIQDRLVDTHDEGTNIIQNLVDTSLLNIVELNGVQLRREIYDVLVNPLILQMHPFYLLLGRARLIKPPEEEEWDAKVINLMDNKLSDLPESPRSPSLIALYLQRNLDLMTIPSCFFKHMPLLQILDLSHTSIKSLPESLSSLVNLRELLLKGCELFIRLPSHVGELKNLEKLDLDETQIIDLPAEIGQLSKLKILRVSFYGYMNCSKTRLRQDTIIPPGTISGLSELTELSIDVDPDDERWNATVKDIIEEACNLKTLRQLNLYLPNIEILWKRRTGSASLLHYPLPRFRFTVGYHKRQVISRVPEEVEAHFNKSNKCLKFVKGNDIPAEMKKVLNHSTAFFLEGHATARSLSDFGIENTRLLKCCLLTECNGVKTIIDLSQGGGHSQVYTRGKGKSESLKFPEEQTDALGNLQDLNIYYMKNLESIWKGPVHKHCLASLKFLALHKCPRLSTIFSLDLVANLDNLEELIVEHCPQLTSLVSPTGHVSSNSTPQPNCFFPSLKRISLLYVPNLVSISSGLWIAPELEKVGFYNCPKLKSLSAMEMSSDHLTRIKGESHWWEALEWKNSEWGNPLDYLQSIFSPLIKERDVKAQLAEEGIMHHAST; encoded by the exons ATGGACTCTCAATTTCACGCCGGGGAGCCACCGTCAAAGCGTCAGCTACAAATCCAAGGTCCACGCCCACCCCCTCTAAAGGTCAGCAAAGACTcccataaaatcaaaaaaccACCTCACCCACCATCCCACGCCGCTGGTCccgcagcagcagcagcagacCAACGCCGTCCCGAGCCAGTAATCATCTACGCCGTCTCACCAAAAGTCATCCACGCTGAAGAATCCGATTTCATGTCTATCGTGCAACGCTACACCGGACTTTCATCCGGTACCTTCTCCGGAGACGGCGACGTCTACCGGGCGGCGAGGTTGGCAGCGACGGAAAAGGCGAGTTCTAGCTCGAGAGAGAAAATAGGGGACGTGGGGGTCGCGGGTGAAGGTGCGATGGAAGAGGGTTTGATTCGAGCACTGCCAGGGATACTTTCTCCGCCGCCGGAGACGTTGCCAGAGGTGGCGGTGGGATTCTTTTCCCCCGTTCGTACGCCAGGGGGGACGTTCTTATCGCCGGCGGCGAGGTTGGCAGGGACGACAAAGGGGAATCCTAGctggagagagaaaatagggGACGTGGGGGTCGCGGGTGAAGGTGGGATGAAAGAGGGTTTGATTCGAGCACCGCCAGGGATACTTTCTCCTGCGTCGGAGACGTTGCCAGCGGTGGCGGCGGGAACATTCTTTTCGCCCGCCGTAGCAGGGGGGACGTTCTTATCGCGGGCGTCGGAGGCGAGAATGATGTCGGCAGACATCATATATGGTCAATCAAATAGTTGCAGTGTGAAAGATGAGTCAAAGCCTGCGGGACTTGCAAACATAATGTGTAAGTCCTTGTCTGGCTATAACTTGGAGGAGCAAAAGCTCACAGTCAGTGATGCTTCCAAGAAAAG TTCTGCAGGTGAGTTACTACCCACAGAAGTTGAGTTTAAAAAGCCCAAATCCTCGCATTATCTTGGCGAAAGCCTCCCAAGTAAGGACTCTGACTATGATTTCAAAGAGGAGCAAGAGCTCAAAGTCAATGAAACCTTCAACAAAAG TTGCAGTGTGAAAGATGAGACAAAGCCTGCAGGACTTGCAATCGCAATGTTTAAGTCCTTGTCTGACTATAACTTGGAGAAGCAAAAGCTCACAGTCAGCGATGCTTCCAAGAAAAG TGCTGCAGGTGAGTTACAACCCACAGAAGTTGAGTTTAAAAAGCCCAAATCCTCGCATTATCTTGGCGAAAGCCTCCCAAGTAAGGACTCTGACTATGATTTCAAGGAGGAGCAAGAGCTCAAAGTCAATGAAACCTTCAACAAAAG TTGCAGTGTGAAAGATGAGACAAAGCCTGCAGGACTTGCAATCGCAATGTTTAAGTCCTTGTCTGACTATAACTTGGAGAAGCAAAAGCTCACAGTCAGCGATGCTTCCAAGAAAAG TGCTGCAGGTGAGTTACAACCCACAGAAGTTGAGTTTAAAAAGCCCAAATCCTCGCATTATCTTGGCGAAAGCCTCCCAAGTAAGGACTCTGACTATGATTTCAAGGAGGAGCAAGAGCTCAAAGTCAATGAAACCTTCAACAAAAG TGTGAAAGATGAGACAAAGCCTGCAGGACTTGCAATCGCAATGTTTAAGTCCTTGTCTGACTATAACTTGGAGAAGCAAAAGCTCACAGTCAGCGATGCTTCCAAGAAAAG TGCTGCAGGTGAGTCACAACCCACAGAAGTTGAGTTTAAAAAGCCCAAATCCTCGCATTCTCTTGGCGAAAGCCTCCCAAGTAAGGACTCTGACTATAATTTCAAGGAGCAGGAGCTCAAAATCAATGAGGGCTCCGGCAAAAG GAACGCTAGGCGGAGCTGGACAGTATTGGTTCACTCTGATATGGTCCTAGGGGAACTTCCTTCTGATGGTTGCAATTGGAGGAAATATGGACAGAAGGATATTCTTAATGCAAGATTTCCAAG AGAATACTACAGGTGCGCACATCGACACACTCAAGGCTGTTTTGCTACAAAGGAAGTCCAAAGAGAGGATGAAGATCCAATGTTCATCACTGCTACTTACAAAGGAATGCACACTTGCACACTAGCCCCAGATTTGATGCCTCCAGGACCACCTGAGATACTAGCT CCTTTGGATACTGTACTTGGCGCCGatggaaatgacaaaaagGATTCACAATCTAATCTTCAGTCAAGTGTACACAGTCCTGACAATCAAACTTGCATTTCGTCAACCAAGCTAACAAGTGAGCTTCCAAATTTAGGGCTCAACCTGAATGTGTTTCCTGAGAAATCATTTAAGTCATATCCAACGTGGAAAaacttttatgaaaatgaagtGAGGAAGAATTGGAAAGTGCTGAACAGGAAGAAGGATGTGCTACTCTTACTTTCATCTTATCCTATGATTATGATTGACAAATCTGACACAGATAAATGGATTATTGATGTATTGGCAACCATGAGACATGTGAAATCAAcagaaaagattttatttggtgTAGGGGTAGCGAAACATTGGCCAGGAATGACTACGCTGCAGGAACTTTCTGGACGCTTGCAGAAGTTGCTGGATGTTCCcttgatgaatgatattgagGGAGTTTTACCGGTAGACTTGGTTGAGAACCTATATAGGACTACAGAAGCTGATTTAAGACCCCTGTTGGAAGTGGAACAGAATATAATTAGCGGAAAGACATCAAAATCTAGAGGTTCAGCAAGTAACAGTGAAGGGGCAGCAATGGAAGCAGAAAAAGAATTGCAGCCAATGCCTGCAAAATGTAAAACTCTGGTAGAAGATACTGAGTTGCCAGCAAAAGGAACACTGAATGTACCAGAAGAAATATTTGACTTGGCAATTTATTTAGCTGTTCGTCAGATCTTAAAATGTATAAACAGGGGATATATCTGGTGTATTACTATCAGTGGAAGAGATAAGAAAAGGGTGCTAGGAGCAGTAAAGCAACACCAAGATATAGTTTCCGAGTTTGGATATATCATTGTATTCACTGTGTCAGAAGATCAAAGTGGGGCAAATGTTCACGGTGTCTTTCAACTGCAGAAGGGTTTTTGGCTAGGTGGATGCTTTGATTCTGTTGACCTTACACATGAATATTTTGACAACTTGTGCTCCCCAGGAATCTTATTGCTTACAGAGGATGATTACGATAAGAACATGAACTTGGATCAGTCTACACTCCCACTTTTGATAAACCTTAACAAGTTGGTTGACCATAAACATAGCGATTCAAGGTTCATAATCTTTACTTCTAAAATGGCAACAGACATGGAGATAAGAATGGAGGATCATTTGTTGTCATGGAAATTGTTTTGTAGGATTGTGGGTGAAGGTTTGCTTTCTCCTAGTATCCAACAGATAGCAGCAAGTTTGGTGAAAGAATACCGTGGCAATCTACTCGCCATCATTCTAACGGCCAGGTCCTTGGAGAAAGTTACTGATGATGTCAACTTGTGGGAACTTGCTGTTAAAAGATTGACCATGCTACCTCCATCTCAAATAGAAGATATAGACAATGTCCTGATTAATGCATTAACATTCATTTGGGAACGTATGAACAATAAAACAAGACATTGCATTAAGTTTTTCACGTGGTATCCCAAGGGACAGAAAATTAACAGAGTCTCACTAATACAACATTGGATCCAAGATCGTCTGGTTGATACCCATGATGAAGGTACCAATATTATCCAAAATCTTGTTGATACATCCCTGCTTAATATTGTGGAGTTAAATGGGGTCCAACTGCGAAGAGAGATCTATGATGTATTAGTAAACCCACTAATTCTTCAAATGCATCCATTTTATCTTTTGCTAGGCAGGGCAAGATTGATTAAACCACCAGAAGAAGAGGAATGGGATGCCAAAGTGATCAATTTGATGGATAATAAATTATCTGACCTGCCAGAATCTCCAAGGTCACCCTCACTAATTGCATTGTACCTTCAGCGTAACTTGGATCTCATGACTATCCCATCTTGTTTCTTCAAGCACATGCCTTTGCTTCAAATCCTAGACTTATCACACACCAGCATCAAATCTTTGCCAGAGTCACTTTCTAGTTTGGTTAACCTTCGAGAACTCCTTTTGAAAGGCTGTGAACTCTTCATACGACTCCCTAGCCATGTTGGAGAACTGAAGAATCTTGAGAAGCTTGACCTTGATGAAACTCAGATTATTGATCTCCCAGCAGAGATTGGACAACtttccaaattaaaaattttgagggTCTCATTCTATGGATATATGAACTGTAGCAAAACAAGGTTGCGGCAAGATACAATAATTCCCCCTGGAACAATATCAGGTCTCTCTGAATTAACTGAATTAAGCATTGATGTTGATCCGGATGATGAACGCTGGAATGCAACGGTGAAAGATATTATTGAGGAAGCTTGCAACTTGAAAACTTTAAGACAGCTTAATTTGTACCTGCCAAACATCGAAATATTGTGGAAACGCAGAACCGGTAGCGCATCATTGCTCCATTACCCTTTGCCACGTTTTAGATTTACTGTCGGTTATCACAAGCGGCAGGTCATATCTCGAGTACCGGAAGAAGTAGAAGCTCACTTCAATAAAAGCAACAAATGCTTGAAGTTTGTCAAAGGCAATGATATCCCAGCTGAAATGAAAAAGGTTCTGAACCACAGCACAGCTTTTTTCCTGGAAGGTCATGCTACCGCTAGGAGTTTGTCTGATTTCGGAATTGAGAATACCAGGCTGCTAAAATGTTGCTTATTGACAGAATGTAATGGAGTCAAAACCATCATTGATTTGTCACAAGGTGGTGGACACTCACAAGTTTACACAAGAGGAAAAGGGAAGAGCGAGTCACTGA AGTTTCCTGAAGAACAAACTGATGCACTTGGAAATCTACAAGACTTGAATATATATTACATGAAGAATTTAGAGAGCATTTGGAAGGGGCCTGTTCATAAGCACTGCCTAGCTAGCCTGAAGTTCCTTGCACTTCATAAATGCCCCAGATTGAGTACCATTTTCTCACTAGATTTGGTTGCTAATCTTGACAATTTAGAAGAGCTCATTGTTGAACACTGCCCTCAACTGACCAGTCTTGTGAGCCCGACGGGTCATGTGTCCAGTAACTCAACACCACAACCAAATTGCTTTTTTCCTAGCTTGAAAAGAATATCACTGCTTTACGTGCCAAATCTTGTTAGCATTTCTAGTGGTTTGTGGATTGCTCCAGAACTGGAAAAAGTAGGCTTTTACAATTGCCCAAAGCTTAAGAGTCTTTCCGCGATGGAAATGTCAAGTGACCATTTGACGAGGATCAAAGGAGAAAGTCACTGGTGGGAAGCATTGGAGTGGAAAAACTCAGAGTGGGGGAACCCGCTGGATTATCTGCAGAGTATCTTTTCCCCACTTATTAAGGAGAGAGATGTGAAGGCGCAATTGGCAGAAGAAGGAATTATGCACCATGCTTCAACTTAA